agtgcaggacccggcactcggccttgttgaacttcatacaattggcctcagcccatcgatccagcctgtccagatccctctgtagagcctccctaccctcaagcagatcgaccctccctcccaacttggtgtcatctgcaaacttgctgagggtgcactcaatcccctcatccaaatcatcgataaagatattaaacagaacggggcacaacaccgagccctggggaacaccacttgtgatccactgccaactggatttcaccccattcaccacaaccctctgggcttgtccatccagccagtttttcacccagcgaagagtgcacttgtccaagccatgagatgccagcttctcaaggcgtatgccatgagagacagtgtcaaaggccttgctgaagtcaaggaagataacatacacagcctttccctcatccactatGCCTAGTGGCTGAGAGACATATCTTTTGCCCTCTCAATCTCactctctcttaaaaaaaaaaaataggaagaaaaaaacagaggatcTTGCAGGATCATTTCCTTTGTCAACTGGAATTCTTTTGCTTAAGAATCTGGGTGTCATGGGGATAGAAGATGGGTCTTTGTATAGATATAAGGACCATTATTTTGAGGAAGGAAGGCAAACtccttaatttgcttttaatgactGTATAAATTTCAATCTACTGACTCCAGTAGTGTTACCATGTATGATCTCATATGAGGAAGGGGGGATACCAGTGTCTTTAATAAAACAATGACTGGACAAACTAGTTCACCAAATGATCAACTACTCTAAAATACTTATACACTGCACAATGTTTTAAGTAATAATGAAATGCCAGTGGTAACTGTATACATTTCAGATACAGGaatgtttctgagaaaataGAAGGTACTCAGCACTAGCTGGAGTTTTTGAAGATATAATCCCCATAGGCACACTGGCCACTCTGGATGCATGTGCTGTTAGTACTTGAAGCCATATGGCCTGAGCAGTATTCATGAAGCATGGTCATGCTTCATCTTTTTGCACATAGGGACATAAAGGAGACCACACCATATATTCTGTAGTCCTCTCAAACCCATAATTCTATATCTAAACAGCTCTAGGAGGACCTCTTCCAGAGATAGATAGAAGATGAATAGGCATATGGCATACACATCTCAAAGAACTTTGATTAATGGTAAGTAgccctttaatttttctttgacagTATACATAATCCACCATACTAATGGTGATAACAAGAAGCTTCCCCTTCATATCCAGAGCTAATATGGAGTTATCATATGTTAAGAAAAAGATTGCTCTAAGAAACACTATCATTCATAGATGCTTTTACAATGGCATTGTAGGTGGAACTCCAAGTGGCTGCTTCTGACGTCTGACATTTTTAAGTTCTGAGTAGTATACCTTAATCTCTGAAAGCACTTTCACCGTGGAGGGGCTATTCAGCTGAACAGGCTTTGTAAGGGGTTTGTTGTGCTTTTCATTCTTCTGGctacagaaagaaggaaagaggagtttgtctaaataattttgtcctattCAGATTAAGATGTCTGCTGTCCAACTCAGCCCTGAAACTACAGGGAGTTTAAGAAAGAGCAGAGATTAATTAATTTCCTAACTCTAATGAAATTCAGATATGGCTGAAATTTTGAATGAGTTCCAGACCATTCCACATGGAAGAAGAGCAACCATTAGTgccttgatattttttttttttcaccctggTTGAAGTGACCACCTTTATACAGAGGTGAATGAGCAAACCAAATCACCATAAGCTCAGCTGTTCAGTTTACCAAAGCCATGCAATAGTAGGGCTGGCAATTCTGCCATGCTCTGCCTAGATGCTTCCTGTTCTTTGTAAGCAGTCTTTCAGCTGCTGCCATATTTCCAATGATAAGCTCAGCTCTCAAACCATCACCAGGCTATGTTGTTAGGATCCATCCTCTATGTCACATAAGATGCATCAGTAGGTAAGAGTGAGTGCCCAGTAAGCCTGATAGCTTCATCTTGCAAGCTTTGTCCCAATCAATATTTATTGTGGCCTTTGGAGCTGGCTAATTTTGCCTGAGAGAGCCTTTCCGTATGATCCTGCACACTCAGAAGGGTTTTTGATTAGAACAACAGCTCAAAACCGTAGAATAAGATCTCTCAAGTTTCATGAACAATTTTGTAGGATATGGCTGTAGCAGTGTCCAGCAGTGCTCCACTGAACTCCAAACTTCATAGAGGTGGACTCAGATTAGACTTTGGTACAGTTACCAGGTGACTCAAGTAGTAAAAAAGACATACCATTGTCTGTAGAGCGAATGGTACCTGCTTAGTTGAATTATCCTTTAACAGCCAACTAAAGATTAGCAAATACCTTGGGAAAAGACTTGATGGGGTTTCCTGAGGCTGGAATAATGAATAAAAGGACTTTTCTTAATAACACTTGTGTTCTACTTGGGAATTCCAGGTATTTTCAATATGATGCTGTGATTATAATCTGAAAGTGAGTGCCTTAAAGTTAGAAAGTTGTAAAATAATCTCTCTTTGATGTACTGAAAAACTTGTAATATTTCAGTCACCTTCTCTTGAGAGCTATCATGCCATTAAACTCCTAGTCAAACAGAATTGGACAAAAATAATCAAGTTAACTTCATGTAACAAATGCTAAGGCTGAAAGCCAGAGTTTTCATATTAGAATCATACTGAATAGGGAGTGCAGGTTAGAATCATACTGATATGGATATGTTAACCTGCAGTTAGCAATACCTGAAGAATAAATAACTAGTTTGTGAACTCTCTTCTTGGTATGTCTGTccatctaaaaataataattttcactcTTGAGAGACCAATGAAATGAACAAGTATTATTCTACTACTGTCATTTACAAAAAGGTATCTTCAATGATCTCTtacttgaaatttcttttactttaccacttaattaaaaaaaatactttataagTACTTAAAATATAGTATACTTAACCAAGAATAATCTGGTGAGTAATGGTCCCATGTGACATTTCTGATGGAGAAAGTTTTGATCcagatatttcaaaaatatccaTTAGTTGTGTTGCTTTTGTAAGTGTAGTAAACACTCACGTCATCCCGCAGCAGCCCAGATGATAATGCTGCATTTATGTATATCATCCTCAACAGAACTGTAAGGAACAGGTAAGTAAAAATTTCTTAAGCCCCCAGACTGTCGTCTTCCttataaactgccagaaaaaaaagtctggaggagctgcagccaCTGCAGATCAGCAACAATGTAATTTCAGATGGGACTGGGTCATAGCTAACAGCCTCTCCAGATAAAGAAGCAGTGTTTGGAAAATCTAAGAACTTCAGAAAGTTTGCTGTATCTCCCATGTTATTAGATGTTTCATTATATCCAAGATAAACCTCAGAAGATGTCCATGCTGCCAAAGTACTTAATTGTTTTCcactctgttaaaaaaaaatggcaattaGATAAATAGTAACTTCTCTTAAAGTTTATATCCAGGATGTACACTAAGAAATCAAGATGTTTTGGGATACATTTTCAGCTAATGTAATTAGGAGAGCTTCACTGAAATGCATTTACAAATTTAAGCTGTGAtcctaaaaattatttcatatggCTGCATGAGCTCATGCAGTGAGAGCCACAGACAATGTGCAGAccttatttcaaaatgttctttaaataaACTTGTTGCTGTCTGGTCATTTCTAATTCTAAACCCAGCATTACATCAATGCAAAGTAGATCTAAAATAGATTCATCCAGACATTTAATGAAGACAATCCGTATCTTAAATGTCAAATGAGAACTACAGATAAGCCACCTGCACTGGATAGACAGATGAACACCAATGTCTTGAATGTATTCCAGTTATTTCACTTTCAGGAAGCTTGTGTTCTActccaagtttaaaaaaataatattagctt
This Buteo buteo chromosome 12, bButBut1.hap1.1, whole genome shotgun sequence DNA region includes the following protein-coding sequences:
- the CATSPERE gene encoding LOW QUALITY PROTEIN: cation channel sperm-associated auxiliary subunit epsilon (The sequence of the model RefSeq protein was modified relative to this genomic sequence to represent the inferred CDS: inserted 3 bases in 2 codons; deleted 2 bases in 2 codons), which encodes MWYVTAASQTDRTDPLYISESQKLFLWIYDSESADASELNHTAIIPSQCSQILSRLVWNLGQEPVVHTYLKKEKYYSQEHPKLGKLGVEHKLPESEITGIHSRHWCSSVYPVQSGKQLSTLAAWTSSEVYLGYNETSNNMGDTANFLKFLDFPNTASLSGEAVSYDPVPSEITLLLICSGCSSSRLFFLAVYKEDXQSGGLRNFYLPVPYSSXLRMIYINAALSSGLLRDDVVFTTLTKATQLMDIFKYLDQNFLHQKCHMGPLLTRLFLVSSIYVDCSPGRPIVVEIYDGDSYVRNVEANFVLWEMKGRTDYGYTSLMKENYRSCFVFHQNSTNEGLHECGGAFFPPLWADLQTWEVSLGLRISVTA